The following proteins come from a genomic window of Deinococcus aerius:
- the kduD gene encoding 2-dehydro-3-deoxy-D-gluconate 5-dehydrogenase KduD has protein sequence MTSPFSLEGRVALVTGGAGGIGQAVALGLAQAGADVAVVVHSGTAETTGAGVERAGRRFLSVQADLAGPATVAPLVAEVEAGLGPIDILVNNAGIIRRQDAAEYPEEDWRAVLDVNLNAVWHLSQAVGRSMLARGRGKIINVASLLSFQGGVRVPAYAASKHAVAGLTKALANEWAARGVNVNAIAPGYIETGNTSALRADPERSRQILERIPAGRWGSPADLAGAAVFLASGASDYVHGHVLVVDGGWLAR, from the coding sequence GTGACCTCTCCCTTCTCGCTGGAGGGCCGCGTGGCCCTGGTGACTGGGGGCGCGGGCGGCATCGGGCAGGCGGTCGCGCTGGGGCTGGCTCAGGCGGGCGCGGATGTGGCCGTCGTGGTCCACAGCGGCACCGCCGAGACGACTGGCGCGGGAGTCGAGAGGGCCGGGCGGCGGTTCCTGAGCGTTCAGGCCGATCTCGCCGGCCCGGCAACGGTCGCGCCCCTCGTCGCGGAGGTCGAGGCGGGCCTGGGTCCCATCGACATCCTCGTGAACAACGCGGGGATCATCCGCCGCCAGGACGCCGCGGAGTACCCGGAGGAGGACTGGCGGGCGGTGCTCGACGTGAACCTGAACGCGGTGTGGCACCTCTCTCAGGCGGTGGGGCGCTCCATGCTCGCCCGGGGGCGCGGCAAGATCATCAACGTCGCCTCGCTGCTCTCCTTTCAGGGCGGGGTGCGGGTGCCCGCGTACGCGGCGAGCAAGCACGCCGTGGCGGGGCTAACCAAGGCCCTCGCCAACGAGTGGGCGGCCCGCGGGGTGAACGTGAACGCCATCGCGCCGGGCTACATCGAGACCGGCAACACCTCGGCCCTGCGCGCGGACCCGGAGCGGTCGCGCCAGATTCTGGAACGCATTCCCGCCGGGCGGTGGGGCAGTCCCGCCGACCTCGCGGGGGCCGCCGTCTTTCTCGCGTCGGGGGCCAGCGACTACGTCCACGGGCATGTGCTCGTCGTGGACGGGGGCTGGCTGGCCCGTTAG
- the iolB gene encoding 5-deoxy-glucuronate isomerase produces the protein MTFFHSLSGPHAVPQDHGCALLGFERLHLTPGQTHSGQTGEREVLLVVLSGKARVEVSGRVFESVGGRPNVFAGLPHSVYLPRNSTYTVTALSRLEAALPSAPSDLDTEPYEIRPEQVNTGQWGTLNYTRQFREILVQPNGLPASRLIVGETITPSGNWSTYPPHKHEVNEGPEVFHEEMYYFRVSSPEGFGLARHYSPERGYDTTYTVRDDTLLSIPHGYHTYAAAPGYQSYYLWFLAGDGRTQGVRLDPEVGWVQKTVGMV, from the coding sequence GTGACGTTTTTTCATAGCCTCAGCGGCCCGCACGCCGTCCCCCAGGACCACGGCTGCGCGCTGCTGGGGTTCGAGCGCCTGCACCTCACACCGGGCCAGACGCATTCGGGCCAGACTGGTGAGCGCGAGGTGCTGCTCGTCGTCCTATCCGGCAAGGCAAGGGTGGAGGTCAGTGGGCGGGTCTTCGAGTCCGTTGGCGGAAGGCCGAACGTCTTCGCGGGCCTGCCGCACTCGGTCTACCTGCCCAGGAACAGCACCTACACCGTCACCGCGCTCAGCAGGCTGGAGGCCGCCCTGCCCTCCGCCCCGTCCGACCTCGACACCGAGCCCTACGAGATCAGGCCCGAGCAGGTCAACACCGGGCAGTGGGGGACGCTGAACTACACCCGCCAGTTCCGCGAAATCCTGGTCCAGCCCAACGGCCTGCCGGCTTCCAGACTCATCGTGGGCGAGACCATCACCCCCAGCGGCAACTGGAGCACCTACCCGCCCCACAAGCACGAGGTCAACGAGGGACCAGAAGTCTTCCACGAGGAGATGTACTACTTCCGGGTGTCCTCCCCCGAGGGCTTCGGGCTGGCGCGGCACTACTCGCCGGAACGGGGGTATGACACGACCTACACCGTCCGGGACGACACGCTGCTCTCCATCCCGCACGGGTACCACACCTACGCGGCGGCGCCCGGCTACCAGAGCTACTACCTGTGGTTCCTGGCCGGGGATGGGCGGACGCAGGGGGTGCGGCTCGACCCGGAGGTCGGCTGGGTGCAGAAGACCGTGGGGATGGTGTGA
- a CDS encoding TIM-barrel domain-containing protein has translation MLEARRAGPRPAAQGQGTHWDEFGLASLIPSGLAQGLIGHPYTCADMVGGGDIETFIKPGFQMDAELFVRYAQAAALFPMLQFSTAPWRVLDGAHLALCREMAELHVRHADEILTLARHAARTGEPILRSLEYVYPHQGYAGVGDQFLLGDDLLVAPVLTKGAREREVVFPPGRWRGDDGHVVEGPARLVVPAPLERLPRYRKETP, from the coding sequence GTGCTGGAAGCTCGGCGGGCAGGCCCTCGCCCAGCGGCTCAAGGACAAGGCACACATTGGGACGAGTTCGGCCTCGCCAGCCTGATCCCCAGCGGGCTGGCGCAGGGGCTGATCGGGCACCCCTACACCTGCGCGGACATGGTGGGCGGCGGCGACATCGAGACGTTCATCAAGCCGGGCTTCCAGATGGACGCGGAGCTGTTCGTGCGCTACGCGCAGGCGGCGGCCCTCTTCCCCATGCTCCAGTTCTCGACCGCCCCGTGGCGGGTGCTGGACGGGGCGCACCTCGCCCTGTGCCGCGAGATGGCCGAGCTGCATGTGCGGCACGCGGACGAGATCCTGACGCTCGCCCGCCACGCCGCCCGCACCGGGGAGCCCATCCTCCGCTCGCTGGAGTACGTCTACCCCCACCAGGGCTACGCCGGGGTGGGCGACCAGTTCCTGCTGGGCGACGACCTGCTCGTCGCGCCGGTGCTGACGAAGGGCGCCCGCGAGCGCGAGGTCGTCTTTCCGCCCGGGCGCTGGCGGGGGGACGACGGCCATGTGGTCGAGGGCCCCGCGCGCCTCGTCGTCCCCGCCCCCCTGGAACGCCTGCCCCGCTACCGCAAGGAGACCCCGTGA
- a CDS encoding ThuA domain-containing protein — translation MRHALMLSGGWEGHQPERTTARFAAALGRRGFEVAVRENLTALEEPPLLGQADLIVMNWTMGTLSPDQSRCLRAAVEAGAGLGGWHGGLADAFRADTAYQFMVGGQFVAHPGDRVTYTVVPEPGHPLAEGLPEFEVTSEQYYLHVDPNNEVIATTTFAGEGAPWVAGHRMPVAWTRRHGQGRVFYCSVGHDDATFDACPAAQDLIERGLAWAAR, via the coding sequence GTGAGGCACGCGCTGATGCTCTCCGGCGGCTGGGAGGGCCACCAGCCGGAGCGGACCACCGCCCGCTTCGCCGCGGCCCTGGGGCGGCGCGGGTTCGAGGTGGCCGTGCGCGAGAACCTCACGGCGCTGGAGGAGCCCCCGCTGCTGGGTCAGGCCGACCTGATCGTGATGAACTGGACGATGGGCACGCTCAGCCCGGACCAGTCGCGGTGCCTGCGCGCGGCGGTGGAGGCGGGCGCGGGGCTGGGCGGCTGGCACGGCGGCCTGGCCGACGCCTTCCGGGCCGACACGGCGTATCAGTTCATGGTGGGCGGGCAGTTCGTCGCGCATCCCGGCGACCGGGTGACGTACACGGTGGTGCCGGAACCCGGCCATCCGCTCGCCGAGGGGCTCCCCGAGTTCGAGGTGACGAGCGAGCAGTACTACCTACACGTCGACCCCAACAACGAGGTGATCGCCACGACCACCTTCGCGGGCGAGGGGGCGCCGTGGGTGGCGGGGCACCGGATGCCGGTCGCCTGGACCCGGCGGCACGGGCAGGGCCGGGTCTTCTACTGCTCCGTCGGGCACGACGACGCGACCTTTGACGCCTGCCCCGCCGCGCAGGACCTGATCGAGAGGGGGCTGGCGTGGGCAGCGCGCTGA
- a CDS encoding ABC transporter permease, translating into MAASKLPLRTGARPPLLTRLRRDFARHKWVYLMLLPVVAYFAVFEYGPLYGLQIAFKDYAPLRGIWDSPWVGFQWFQDFFHSFYFQRVVVNTLMINVWDLVFGFPAPIILALLLNEVTSERFKRFVQTITYLPHFISVVVVAGLTLDVFARSGVVNDIIAAFGGERIGFFGDPAYFRSLYVGSGIWQSVGWGSIIYLAALLSINPTLYEAAKVDGANRWQQMLHVTLPGLVPIVMTLLILRLGQMTTVGFEKIILLYNPSVYETADVISTTVYRRGLLEANYSYGAAVGLVNAVVSLVLLLLANRLSRRFTGRGLW; encoded by the coding sequence ATGGCTGCGAGTAAACTCCCCCTGAGAACGGGGGCCAGGCCCCCACTCCTGACCCGGCTGCGGCGCGACTTCGCCCGGCACAAGTGGGTGTACCTGATGCTGCTGCCGGTGGTGGCGTACTTCGCGGTGTTCGAGTACGGGCCGCTGTACGGGCTCCAGATCGCCTTCAAGGACTACGCCCCGCTGCGCGGCATCTGGGACAGCCCCTGGGTCGGTTTCCAGTGGTTCCAGGACTTCTTCCACTCCTTCTACTTCCAGCGCGTGGTCGTCAACACGCTGATGATCAACGTGTGGGACCTGGTCTTCGGCTTCCCCGCGCCCATCATCCTGGCCCTGCTGCTCAACGAGGTCACCAGCGAGCGCTTCAAGCGCTTCGTGCAGACGATCACCTACCTGCCGCACTTCATCTCCGTCGTGGTGGTGGCCGGGCTGACCCTGGACGTGTTCGCGCGCAGCGGTGTTGTTAACGATATCATCGCCGCCTTCGGCGGGGAGCGGATCGGCTTTTTCGGGGACCCGGCGTACTTCCGCAGCCTGTACGTCGGCTCGGGCATCTGGCAGTCGGTGGGCTGGGGCTCGATCATCTACCTCGCCGCGCTGCTCTCGATCAACCCCACGCTCTATGAGGCCGCCAAGGTGGACGGGGCCAACCGCTGGCAGCAGATGCTCCACGTGACCCTGCCGGGCCTGGTGCCCATCGTGATGACGCTGCTCATCCTGCGGCTGGGCCAGATGACGACCGTGGGCTTCGAGAAGATCATCCTGCTGTACAACCCGTCCGTCTACGAGACCGCGGACGTGATCTCGACCACCGTGTACCGGCGCGGCCTGCTGGAGGCGAACTACTCCTACGGGGCGGCGGTGGGCCTGGTGAATGCCGTCGTGAGCCTGGTCCTCCTGCTGCTGGCGAACCGACTCTCGCGCCGCTTCACCGGAAGGGGGCTGTGGTGA
- a CDS encoding GH1 family beta-glucosidase, producing MSFPENFAWGAATASYQIEGAVREGGRGSSVWDDFTRAGRSHERQTGDVACDHYHRYREDVALMREFGLGAYRFSVAWPRIQPEGRGAVNEAGLDFYDRLVDELLAANVTPWLTLFHWDLPSALQVRGGWLNPDVPGYFAEYAAILAERFSDRVAHWMTLNEPQCFIGLGLHTGEHAPGLTLSRADALQAGHHALLAHGHAVRALRAGARQPLRIGFAPVGVGAVPASEEARDVEAARAWMFGVRDDLWNNAWWADPVLLGRYPEEGLARYGADAPRVAEGDLAVISEPTDFYGVNLYHGATIRAGEGGPEKVPTREGHPQTAYDWKLTPEVMRWAPRFYHERYGLPVVITENGMAGLDWVSLDGRVDDPQRIDFTRRYLRELRRACAEGVPVEGYFHWTWTDNFEWAQGFSKRFGLIHTDFVTQVRTPKASAAWYRDVIASNGANL from the coding sequence GTGAGTTTTCCCGAGAACTTTGCCTGGGGCGCGGCCACCGCCTCCTACCAGATCGAGGGCGCCGTGCGCGAGGGCGGGCGGGGCTCCTCGGTGTGGGACGACTTCACCCGCGCCGGACGCTCGCACGAGCGGCAGACGGGCGACGTGGCCTGCGACCACTACCACCGCTACCGCGAGGACGTGGCCCTGATGCGCGAGTTCGGGCTGGGCGCGTACCGCTTCTCGGTCGCCTGGCCGCGCATCCAGCCGGAGGGGCGCGGAGCCGTGAACGAGGCAGGGCTGGACTTCTACGACCGCCTGGTGGACGAGCTGCTCGCGGCGAACGTGACCCCCTGGCTCACCCTCTTCCACTGGGACCTGCCCTCGGCCCTCCAGGTGCGCGGCGGCTGGCTCAACCCGGACGTGCCCGGGTATTTCGCCGAGTACGCCGCCATCCTCGCCGAGCGCTTCTCCGACCGGGTGGCGCACTGGATGACCCTCAACGAGCCGCAGTGCTTCATCGGGCTGGGGCTGCACACCGGCGAACACGCGCCGGGCCTTACGCTCTCCCGCGCGGACGCGCTGCAAGCGGGGCACCACGCCCTGCTCGCGCACGGGCACGCGGTCCGGGCGCTGCGGGCGGGGGCGCGGCAGCCCCTGCGGATCGGCTTCGCGCCCGTGGGCGTGGGGGCCGTGCCCGCCAGCGAGGAGGCGCGGGACGTGGAGGCCGCCCGCGCGTGGATGTTCGGCGTGCGCGACGACCTGTGGAACAACGCCTGGTGGGCCGACCCCGTGCTGCTGGGCCGCTACCCGGAGGAGGGCCTGGCCCGCTACGGGGCGGACGCGCCGCGGGTGGCGGAGGGCGACCTCGCCGTGATCTCCGAGCCCACCGACTTCTACGGGGTGAATCTCTACCACGGGGCGACGATCCGCGCGGGCGAAGGAGGGCCGGAGAAGGTGCCCACCCGCGAGGGGCACCCGCAGACGGCCTACGACTGGAAGCTCACCCCCGAGGTGATGCGCTGGGCGCCGCGCTTCTACCACGAACGCTACGGCCTGCCCGTCGTGATCACCGAGAACGGCATGGCGGGCCTGGACTGGGTGAGCCTGGACGGGCGGGTGGACGACCCGCAGCGCATCGACTTCACCCGCCGCTACCTGCGCGAGCTGCGCCGGGCCTGCGCGGAGGGCGTGCCCGTGGAGGGCTACTTCCACTGGACCTGGACGGACAACTTCGAGTGGGCGCAGGGGTTTTCCAAGCGCTTCGGGCTGATCCACACCGACTTCGTGACCCAGGTGAGGACCCCCAAGGCGTCGGCGGCGTGGTACCGCGACGTGATCGCCAGCAACGGGGCGAACCTATGA
- a CDS encoding Gfo/Idh/MocA family protein yields the protein MGSALRVGVVGCGDIAATYLRNAARFPEFTVVACADQNETAARSRAEEFGVPARGVPDLLAAPDVDVVLNLTPPDAHAEVSLSALRAGKHVYSEKPLATNGADGRRILAEARERDLRVGCAPDTFLGVGLETARALVEAGSIRRVTSASAFFTAADREGWHPNPAFFYAPGGGPLLDMGPYYLTALVTLLGPVAEVTALRGIGRPTRTVSSEPRRGEVIPVTVPTHDVVALRFAGGALANLVTSFEAHRSASPHLELHGEAGTLVLPDPNTFGGPLRRYEPGTKTWEDVPLRDGPTDNARGLGLADLCAAIREGRPHRASGDLALHVLDVMEAVAESAQQGRHVRLEDVDLTSAPERQVPA from the coding sequence GTGGGCAGCGCGCTGAGGGTCGGCGTGGTGGGCTGCGGCGACATCGCCGCGACGTACCTGCGGAACGCCGCCCGCTTCCCCGAGTTCACGGTGGTCGCGTGCGCCGACCAGAACGAGACGGCAGCCCGATCCCGTGCCGAGGAGTTCGGCGTCCCCGCCCGGGGCGTGCCGGACCTGCTCGCCGCGCCCGACGTGGATGTGGTGCTCAACCTCACCCCGCCGGACGCGCACGCGGAGGTCAGTTTGAGCGCCCTGCGCGCGGGAAAGCACGTCTACAGCGAGAAGCCGCTGGCGACGAATGGGGCAGACGGGCGGCGCATCCTGGCTGAGGCGCGGGAACGGGACCTGCGGGTCGGCTGCGCGCCCGACACCTTCCTGGGGGTGGGGCTGGAGACGGCCCGCGCGCTCGTGGAGGCCGGGAGCATCAGGCGCGTCACCTCCGCCAGCGCCTTTTTCACGGCGGCGGACCGCGAGGGGTGGCACCCCAACCCCGCCTTCTTCTACGCGCCGGGGGGCGGGCCGCTGCTCGACATGGGGCCGTACTACCTGACCGCGCTGGTGACGCTGCTGGGCCCGGTCGCGGAGGTGACGGCCCTGCGCGGCATCGGACGACCGACGCGCACGGTGAGCAGCGAGCCGCGCCGGGGCGAGGTCATCCCCGTGACCGTGCCCACGCACGACGTGGTGGCCCTGCGCTTCGCCGGCGGTGCCCTGGCAAACCTGGTGACCAGCTTCGAGGCCCACCGCTCGGCCTCGCCCCACCTGGAGCTGCACGGCGAGGCGGGCACGCTGGTCCTGCCCGACCCCAACACCTTCGGCGGACCGCTGCGCCGCTACGAGCCGGGAACGAAAACCTGGGAGGACGTGCCGCTGCGAGACGGGCCGACCGACAACGCGCGGGGCCTGGGGCTGGCGGACCTGTGCGCGGCGATCCGTGAGGGGAGGCCCCACCGCGCGAGCGGTGACCTCGCCCTGCACGTGCTCGACGTGATGGAAGCCGTTGCAGAGTCCGCACAGCAGGGCCGCCACGTGCGGCTGGAGGACGTGGACCTGACCTCCGCGCCCGAACGGCAGGTGCCCGCGTGA
- a CDS encoding extracellular solute-binding protein yields the protein MRHKVTLAALLALATAAQAAPEPLKLPIVTKPLKLSYWVPISPNAAAVVKSYDDIGAYKEVQKRTGIELTFTHVPYTGNTPAQALSLMAASGELNDIIEYNWNFYPGGPEKALKDGLIIRLNDYVDQYAPNLKALLDKNPKIRKEITTADGDIFAFPFLRVDPSLRVFSGPVIRQDWLTKVRLPAPTTIDGWYRTLRAFKTRDPNGNGKADELPWVWNGQSFANGSDALLGAFGGAFALQGGFFLKDGKVTHHALEPEYKNFLATMRKWYAEGLIDPDYVVANQNQFDAKMLNNLAGSTLGFAGGTLTRLNDLAKTPGFKLVGAAYPSGKDRVGYNSNPDANKIFPGTGAAISSKNRNIRETVKLLDYAYSKDGSMLFNFGILGQSYVMQNGQPVFTADVRNNDKLPFSQSLARYARGSFDGPFVQDPRVPVRSPEALAANKTWRRASTALLLPPISPAAEDASRFASIMNDVQTYLAEMSTRYITGRESLDAYDRFQATLKNQGLLDARAIMQKALDRYNAKK from the coding sequence ATGCGCCACAAGGTCACGCTCGCCGCCCTCCTCGCCCTCGCCACCGCCGCCCAGGCGGCCCCCGAGCCCCTCAAGCTCCCCATCGTCACCAAGCCGCTCAAGCTCAGCTACTGGGTGCCCATCAGCCCCAACGCGGCGGCCGTGGTCAAGAGCTACGACGACATCGGCGCGTACAAGGAGGTCCAGAAACGCACGGGGATTGAGTTAACGTTCACACACGTGCCCTACACCGGCAACACGCCCGCCCAGGCCCTCTCGCTGATGGCGGCCTCGGGTGAGCTGAACGACATCATCGAGTACAACTGGAACTTCTACCCCGGCGGCCCCGAAAAGGCGCTCAAGGACGGGCTGATTATCCGCCTGAACGATTACGTCGACCAGTACGCCCCCAACCTCAAGGCGCTGCTGGACAAGAACCCCAAGATCCGCAAGGAGATCACGACCGCCGACGGGGACATCTTCGCCTTCCCGTTCCTGCGGGTCGACCCCAGCCTGCGGGTCTTCTCCGGCCCGGTCATCCGCCAGGACTGGCTGACCAAGGTGCGCCTGCCCGCGCCCACCACCATCGACGGGTGGTACCGGACGCTGAGGGCGTTCAAGACCCGCGATCCCAACGGCAACGGCAAGGCCGACGAGCTGCCCTGGGTGTGGAACGGCCAGAGCTTCGCCAACGGCAGCGACGCCCTGCTGGGGGCCTTTGGCGGCGCCTTCGCCCTTCAGGGGGGCTTTTTCCTGAAGGACGGCAAGGTGACCCACCACGCGCTGGAACCCGAGTACAAGAACTTCCTCGCCACCATGCGGAAGTGGTACGCCGAGGGGCTGATCGATCCCGACTACGTGGTCGCCAACCAGAACCAATTCGACGCCAAGATGCTCAACAACCTGGCGGGCTCGACCTTGGGCTTCGCGGGCGGGACCCTCACGCGCCTGAACGACCTCGCCAAGACGCCCGGCTTCAAGCTGGTCGGCGCGGCCTACCCCAGCGGCAAGGACCGGGTGGGCTACAACTCCAACCCCGACGCCAACAAGATCTTCCCCGGCACGGGCGCGGCGATCTCCAGCAAGAACCGCAACATCCGGGAGACGGTCAAGCTGCTCGACTACGCCTACAGCAAGGACGGCTCGATGCTGTTCAACTTCGGCATCCTGGGGCAGAGCTACGTCATGCAGAACGGCCAGCCGGTGTTCACGGCGGACGTGCGGAACAACGACAAGCTCCCCTTCTCGCAGTCCCTCGCCCGCTATGCCCGCGGCTCCTTCGACGGCCCCTTCGTGCAGGACCCGCGCGTGCCGGTGCGCTCGCCCGAGGCGCTCGCCGCCAACAAGACCTGGCGCCGGGCCTCGACCGCCCTGCTGCTGCCGCCCATCTCGCCCGCCGCCGAGGACGCCTCGCGCTTCGCCTCGATCATGAACGATGTCCAGACCTACCTGGCGGAGATGTCGACCCGCTACATCACCGGGCGCGAGAGCCTGGACGCCTACGACCGCTTCCAGGCGACCCTGAAGAACCAGGGCCTGCTCGACGCCCGCGCGATCATGCAAAAGGCCCTCGACCGCTACAACGCGAAGAAGTGA
- a CDS encoding glycoside hydrolase family 31 protein produces MTTKDLPGTSLFVPHRPGEGWWGGLNDDGLHMPFGRAPLSRDLARDLSGNQGAPLLLSDQGRYLWSDAPFAFEVDGTGLRLRGEARLEEGFGTLRGAFLAASARHFPPSGTLPDERLFTRPQYNTWIEHGYGGTQEGVLAYARGILDHGFPTGVLMIDDNWHRGYGHWDFDRKRFPDPAALVRQLQEMGFPVMLWVCPFVSPDSEEFRWLEKRGLLLLDASGQVALRRWWNGYSAVLDLTHPGAVNWMNEQLGRLQADYGVDGFKLDAGDPIFYRADDRMVGVGGPAAQCEAWARLGLRFPLNEYRACWKLGGQALAQRLKDKAHIGTSSASPA; encoded by the coding sequence TTGACGACCAAGGACCTTCCCGGCACCTCGCTGTTCGTCCCCCACCGGCCCGGGGAGGGCTGGTGGGGCGGGCTGAACGACGACGGCCTCCACATGCCCTTCGGCCGCGCGCCCCTGAGCCGCGACCTCGCCCGCGACCTGAGCGGCAACCAGGGCGCTCCCCTGCTGCTCTCGGACCAGGGCCGCTACCTCTGGAGTGACGCCCCCTTCGCCTTCGAGGTGGACGGGACCGGGCTGCGCCTGCGCGGGGAAGCCCGACTGGAGGAGGGGTTCGGGACGCTGCGGGGCGCTTTCCTCGCCGCCTCGGCGCGCCACTTCCCGCCCAGCGGGACGCTCCCCGACGAGCGGCTCTTTACCCGCCCGCAGTACAATACCTGGATCGAACACGGGTACGGCGGCACCCAGGAGGGGGTGCTGGCCTACGCCCGGGGCATCCTGGACCACGGCTTCCCCACCGGCGTGTTGATGATCGACGACAACTGGCACCGCGGCTACGGGCACTGGGACTTCGACCGGAAGCGTTTTCCCGACCCCGCGGCGCTCGTGCGCCAGCTTCAGGAGATGGGCTTCCCGGTCATGCTGTGGGTCTGCCCCTTCGTGAGCCCCGACAGCGAGGAGTTCCGCTGGCTGGAAAAACGCGGCCTGCTGCTGCTGGACGCCTCCGGCCAGGTCGCCCTGCGCCGCTGGTGGAACGGGTACAGCGCCGTCCTCGACCTGACCCACCCCGGCGCCGTGAACTGGATGAACGAGCAGCTTGGCCGCCTGCAAGCCGACTACGGGGTGGACGGCTTCAAGCTCGACGCGGGCGACCCCATCTTCTACCGGGCGGACGACCGTATGGTGGGGGTGGGCGGCCCGGCGGCCCAGTGCGAGGCGTGGGCGCGGCTGGGGCTGCGCTTTCCCCTCAACGAGTACCGGGCGTGCTGGAAGCTCGGCGGGCAGGCCCTCGCCCAGCGGCTCAAGGACAAGGCACACATTGGGACGAGTTCGGCCTCGCCAGCCTGA
- a CDS encoding carbohydrate ABC transporter permease, whose amino-acid sequence MSVPSERILAPAAPARRTLRPGLRKSTGEKVFDTFNVLLLLALVIVTFYPFYYVVVASLSDPARLAAHEGLLLWPLGFSTDAYRAVWDNPLIRSGYLNTLFYVVVGTALNVLLTCLGAYALTRPGLRVAKPVLLLIIASMFFSGGLIPTFLLVKDLGLLDTRWALILPTAISAWNLLILKTAFEDVPRELEEAARIDGASDLTILRHVYLPLTLPTIAVIALFYAVGHWNSYFSALIYLKDRSLYPLQMVLQEILVANQTSDMMTGQADDRESIAATIKYATIIAATLPILFLYPFLQRYFVKGVMIGGVKE is encoded by the coding sequence GTGAGCGTTCCCAGCGAGCGAATCCTAGCGCCCGCCGCCCCCGCCCGCCGGACCCTCCGTCCGGGGCTGCGCAAGAGTACCGGGGAAAAGGTCTTCGACACCTTCAACGTGCTGCTGCTGCTCGCCCTGGTGATCGTCACCTTCTACCCCTTCTACTACGTGGTCGTCGCGTCCCTGAGCGACCCCGCCCGGCTCGCCGCGCACGAGGGCCTGCTGCTGTGGCCGCTGGGCTTTTCCACCGACGCCTACCGCGCGGTGTGGGACAACCCGCTGATCCGCAGCGGCTACCTCAACACCCTCTTCTACGTGGTGGTCGGCACGGCCCTGAACGTCCTGCTCACCTGCCTGGGGGCCTACGCCCTCACCCGGCCCGGCCTGCGGGTCGCCAAGCCGGTGCTGCTGCTGATCATCGCCAGCATGTTCTTCTCGGGCGGGCTGATCCCCACCTTCCTGCTCGTCAAGGACCTGGGGCTGCTCGACACCCGCTGGGCCTTGATCCTGCCCACCGCCATCAGCGCGTGGAACCTGCTGATCCTGAAAACCGCCTTCGAGGACGTGCCGCGCGAGCTGGAGGAGGCCGCGCGCATCGACGGGGCCTCGGACCTCACCATCCTGCGGCACGTGTACCTGCCGCTCACGCTGCCCACCATCGCCGTGATCGCGCTGTTCTACGCGGTCGGCCACTGGAACTCCTACTTCAGCGCGCTGATCTACCTCAAGGACCGCAGCCTGTATCCCCTCCAGATGGTGTTGCAGGAGATCCTGGTTGCCAACCAGACCTCGGACATGATGACCGGGCAGGCCGACGACCGCGAGTCCATCGCCGCCACCATCAAGTACGCCACCATCATCGCGGCCACGCTGCCGATCCTGTTCCTCTACCCCTTCCTGCAACGCTACTTCGTCAAGGGGGTGATGATCGGCGGCGTCAAGGAATGA